Proteins encoded together in one Thermococcus gammatolerans EJ3 window:
- a CDS encoding ribose-phosphate diphosphokinase: protein MFVIGSGGKHLEDELRELGGEVIEIELRKFPDGEKYVRVLGFGREATVISSTFAPQDEKILELLLIGDALREKGFEKLRAVVPYFAYSRQDRVTKEGEPISVRAVMRALGLYYDELYIFDLHNPETIKYFPGKGINVSPARIIADYFREKLGEGIVLAPDRGALGRARAVAMELGLEYSHFEKRRISPTEVEIRPVDIDVRGKNVLIVDDIISTGGTMVKAARILRKLGAEKIFVGVTHGVFAEGAVERVSKAVDELAVTNTIPTPVSKISIVPEILRL, encoded by the coding sequence ATGTTCGTTATCGGGAGCGGTGGGAAACACCTCGAAGACGAGCTCAGGGAACTCGGCGGAGAGGTCATTGAGATCGAGCTCAGGAAATTCCCCGACGGGGAGAAGTACGTCCGAGTCCTCGGTTTCGGGAGAGAGGCTACCGTCATCAGCTCGACATTCGCTCCCCAAGATGAGAAAATCCTTGAGCTACTCCTCATTGGGGATGCGCTCAGGGAGAAAGGCTTTGAAAAGCTCCGCGCGGTGGTTCCGTACTTTGCTTACAGCAGGCAGGATCGAGTTACGAAGGAAGGCGAGCCTATAAGCGTTAGGGCAGTGATGAGGGCCCTCGGCCTCTACTACGATGAACTTTACATCTTTGATCTCCATAATCCGGAAACGATAAAGTACTTTCCGGGCAAGGGGATAAACGTCTCCCCCGCACGGATCATAGCTGACTACTTCCGCGAGAAGCTCGGTGAAGGAATAGTTTTGGCTCCGGACAGGGGTGCTCTTGGGAGGGCTCGGGCCGTTGCAATGGAGCTTGGCCTCGAGTACAGCCACTTTGAGAAAAGGCGCATCTCCCCAACCGAGGTTGAGATTAGACCAGTAGATATAGACGTCAGGGGCAAGAACGTACTCATAGTCGATGACATAATAAGTACCGGGGGAACCATGGTAAAGGCTGCCCGCATACTCAGGAAGCTTGGCGCGGAGAAGATCTTCGTCGGTGTTACCCATGGGGTCTTTGCTGAGGGGGCTGTCGAAAGGGTGAGTAAAGCAGTCGATGAGCTCGCGGTTACTAATACAATACCTACTCCCGTTTCGAAGATAAGCATTGTTCCCGAGATACTTCGTCTCTGA
- a CDS encoding DUF1614 domain-containing protein, with amino-acid sequence MRYRYLLPPIGLPFFFLLFLMFVVFFTIFSGIVTAAFQKLGIPPAVAYTLFLASLFGSFVNIPVAEERTYVPVVKVREVRFFGIPYPVPYFDLEEQKMIIAINVGGALVPLSIVLYEVLRLASIGRVDVLINMGIAVGIASLFSYAVSKPVRGVGVAIPSFVPPIIAVILALLFGGDHKPIIAYASGTLGVLIGADLMNWGKLKYLGAPMVSIGGAGTFDGIFLAGIIAVLLV; translated from the coding sequence ATGAGGTATAGGTATCTCTTACCCCCAATAGGCCTTCCCTTCTTTTTCCTGCTTTTTCTCATGTTCGTTGTTTTCTTTACGATATTCTCGGGCATAGTTACAGCTGCTTTTCAGAAACTCGGCATACCTCCGGCCGTTGCCTACACCCTTTTCCTTGCGTCGCTATTTGGGAGTTTCGTTAACATTCCAGTGGCGGAGGAAAGAACATACGTCCCCGTCGTGAAAGTGAGGGAGGTTAGGTTCTTTGGAATTCCTTATCCTGTCCCATACTTTGATCTTGAAGAGCAGAAGATGATAATCGCTATTAACGTCGGGGGTGCGCTGGTTCCCCTTAGTATCGTCCTCTACGAGGTTTTGAGATTGGCCTCCATTGGAAGGGTGGATGTGCTCATCAACATGGGGATAGCTGTGGGTATAGCGTCGCTCTTCAGTTACGCCGTTTCCAAGCCTGTCCGGGGTGTGGGCGTAGCCATACCGAGCTTTGTGCCCCCGATCATAGCCGTTATCCTGGCCCTTCTCTTTGGAGGTGACCACAAGCCCATAATAGCCTACGCCAGCGGTACCTTGGGGGTTCTCATTGGAGCCGATCTGATGAACTGGGGCAAGCTCAAATATCTCGGGGCTCCCATGGTCAGCATCGGTGGAGCAGGAACCTTCGACGGAATCTTCCTCGCGGGGATAATTGCCGTTCTTCTGGTATAA
- a CDS encoding ASCH domain-containing protein, producing MRGLIIRQPYAGWIVEGKKVWEIRKSRTRIRGEVLIISNGKAIGKAELVDVLGPFTPEELAEHGDKHHASLEFLKEYSNGKPLYAWVFKNATKFERPLEVKLKRGVQVWANVELGEEDEV from the coding sequence TTGAGGGGGCTTATAATACGGCAGCCCTACGCTGGATGGATAGTTGAGGGTAAAAAGGTCTGGGAGATAAGGAAGTCCCGGACCCGCATAAGGGGTGAGGTACTCATAATAAGCAACGGAAAGGCGATAGGGAAGGCAGAGCTAGTTGATGTCCTCGGCCCCTTCACTCCGGAGGAGCTCGCAGAACATGGGGACAAACATCACGCGAGCCTGGAGTTTCTAAAGGAGTACTCCAACGGAAAGCCTCTCTACGCTTGGGTCTTCAAAAACGCAACGAAGTTCGAAAGACCCTTAGAAGTGAAGCTCAAAAGGGGCGTTCAGGTCTGGGCCAACGTTGAGTTGGGGGAGGAGGATGAGGTATAG